CAGCCTGCGATCGCTTCCTTGTCGTCGTGGGCAATGCGCAGGGCCACCTCGACCAGGTCGAGTTCGAGGCTGACGAAAATCACGGCGCCGTGGGCGAAATGGCGCTCCAGCTCGGACCAGTTGATGCGGGCGGTCTCGCGGTTGATCTTGTCGTGCAGTTCGGTGTCTTTCAATGGATCGGTTTTCATGTTCATGCTGTCAAATCGTCAGATGGCGTCGACGGTGGGCGTCGGCGAGCCCGCCCATGTTAACCGATACGCCTGGCCCTTGCGGACATTCCCGACCAGCGCGGGGCGGAAGCAGGCCAGGTTGTTGCCGTCCGGTCGGCGTACGCTGGGGTAGATGATGCCCATCGAGCCCGCGTCCAGCAGTTCGGCCGCCAGGCGCTGCGAGGCGATGTAGCTGTCGGGGTCGAGGCAGGCGGTCCACGCGTCATTGCCGCGCAAATCGTGGAAGCTGGCGGTGAAGTCGGCCAGCAGCGCCTGGTAGCTGACGCTGTCGTCGAAGCAGCCGATTTCCTGGTACTCGACGGTCTTGTGGAAGCTGACCTCGGCCAGCGCGGTCTCGAGTTCGAAGGCGCAGTACCAGGCGCCGCGCTCGGCGTCGTTGAAGCGGCTGCCTTCCGGGCGCGCATAGGTGTAGGCGGCATTGATCATGCGGAAATTCGGTACGCCGAACACCAGTTCGTCCATGCCGATGCCGGGCAGCAGGCCGGACTCGCCGCGCAGGCGGTCATTGGTGGCGTTGTCGAGGTCGAACAGGTCGCGCAGCACGGCATCGTTTTCCGCCAGCGGCGCCAGCACCGAGTCTTCGGCATCGGCGAAGCGGGACGGAATCAGGCGCACGGTGTCGAACTGGCGCAGCGCCGTCAGCCGGGGCTGCACCCTGGCCATGGCTTTCACTCACAGCCCTCCGCGGCGGGCGTCGAGCAGGCGGCGCACGGTCTGCATGGCGAGCAGGCCGCCGGCCAGCATGAAGGCGAGCGGCGAGCGGCCATTGAAGACCGGGTTGCTGTTCGGCAGATGCACCCATTCGTCGGCCAGCTTGTCGCCGTACAGGATGTGCAAGGCCTTGTAGATGCCGAGCAGGTAGGAGATGCGCGTGATGCGGTCGACTTCCAGTACCCGGTCCGGGTTCTTCTTCCACTCGTAGAAGGCGGACGAGGAAACCCCGCCGAGCAGCTCGCGCGCATCGTCGTCGCGCACCTGCCAGGCGCCGGCGAGCTGGAAGAAGCCCAGCAGCGCCGAGCGCGACAGGCGTTCGCGCTCGGCCCTGTCGTTCAGGTCGACCAGCACGGCAGGCTCGAAACGGCTTTTGGGGTAGGCGTAGGCGAGACTCATAGGAATACTCCGGTTATGGACTGTTTATACTCCGCT
This window of the Massilia sp. WG5 genome carries:
- a CDS encoding DUF2288 domain-containing protein encodes the protein MKTDPLKDTELHDKINRETARINWSELERHFAHGAVIFVSLELDLVEVALRIAHDDKEAIAGWMNEGKLAKVSDAQALEWQASDARLWASVVNPFVLVQPDKAASKETLH
- a CDS encoding RES family NAD+ phosphorylase; this encodes MARVQPRLTALRQFDTVRLIPSRFADAEDSVLAPLAENDAVLRDLFDLDNATNDRLRGESGLLPGIGMDELVFGVPNFRMINAAYTYARPEGSRFNDAERGAWYCAFELETALAEVSFHKTVEYQEIGCFDDSVSYQALLADFTASFHDLRGNDAWTACLDPDSYIASQRLAAELLDAGSMGIIYPSVRRPDGNNLACFRPALVGNVRKGQAYRLTWAGSPTPTVDAI
- a CDS encoding antitoxin Xre/MbcA/ParS toxin-binding domain-containing protein; its protein translation is MSLAYAYPKSRFEPAVLVDLNDRAERERLSRSALLGFFQLAGAWQVRDDDARELLGGVSSSAFYEWKKNPDRVLEVDRITRISYLLGIYKALHILYGDKLADEWVHLPNSNPVFNGRSPLAFMLAGGLLAMQTVRRLLDARRGGL